In Afipia carboxidovorans OM5, the sequence TCCTCGCGGGTCATCTTGAGGTTCGCGAGAAGGCGCATCAGTACCCAGTCGAAACCGTTTTCCTTCGGCGAACGGGCGCAGCCCGGCGCGCCAATCACGGGCACCTTTCCGATGCGCCCGACGAGAAGCAGATTGCCCGGATCGACCGGCATGCCGAAATGCTCGACCTTGCCGCCGACATTTTCGACTGCCAGCGGAATGATGTCGCGCCGGTCCGCAATCGCGGACGCGCCGAAAATCAGGACAAGCTCCGAGCCGAGATCAACGAGCTCCTTGACGGCCTCCCGCAGCGCCGGCTCGGTGTGCTGGACGCGCCGCTCGGCGATCACCTCGGCACCGGCACGCGCAAGGCGCTCCTTCGTCACCTGCACGGTCTTGTCGATCACCTTGGGCGCGAGGCCGGGCAGCATTGTCGACACGACACCGACCCGCTTCACGGTGAAGGGCACGACATCAATCCGGCGCTGGTGCGCAGCGTCCACCGCCTTGTCGTAGACCGCACGGTCGATACCGAAAGGAATGAGCTTCACGGTCGCGATCATCTCGCCTTCGGTGACGGCCTTGAAAGCCGGCAGGGTCGCAAACGTAATCGACTCGTCGACACGATTCAGTTCATCGACCGCCTTGCGATCAACCATCAAGATACCAGGACGGGCAGCAAACAGATTGCAACGGCCGGTAAAGGCCTTCTCGACATGGATGCCCTCACCCGCAATCATCTGCGCGACACCGGAGGCTGCCTCGTCTTCCGAGACATCGTTCGCCTCAAGCCGCGCAACCACGATCTCTTTGACGCCGGCATGAACCAATGCCTCGGCATCTGCGCCGGTGATCAGCGTCCCCTTCTTGAGGACGACACCGCTCTGGCGGATCGCATGAACTGCAACCCCGCCGATTGCTTCCTTGGGTGAAACAGGTCCAAATTTCATGCCGGAACACTCTCTCGTGGGACGCCAACGCCAGCGGTCGGCAATCGCAATGAAGCCGTGATCTGGGCCATAACGGAGACCGCGATCTCGGAGGGAGACACTGCCCCGATATCGATGCCGATCGGCGATCGTATCCGGGACAGCGAGTTGTCGCTTTCGCCCGCGTCCTTGAGGCGCGCGAGGCGTTTTGCATGGGTTTTGCGCGAGCCAAGCGCGCCGATGTAGAAGCAGCCCCGCTCAAGCGCATGCAGGAGCGCGAAGTCGTCGACCTTGGGATCGTGGGTCAGTGCGGCGAGCGCCGTGTAGCGATCGACATTCATGGACGGCAACACGGCCTCGGGCCAATCCGCAATGACCTGCACGTCAGGAAAACGCTCGGGTGATGCGAACGCGGTGCGCGGATCGACGATACAGACGTCATAGCCGAGCGACTGCGCGAGCGGCGCGAGCGTCTGGCTGATATGAACCGCACCAATGATGATGAGACGCGCCGTGGG encodes:
- a CDS encoding NTP transferase domain-containing protein, translated to MKFGPVSPKEAIGGVAVHAIRQSGVVLKKGTLITGADAEALVHAGVKEIVVARLEANDVSEDEAASGVAQMIAGEGIHVEKAFTGRCNLFAARPGILMVDRKAVDELNRVDESITFATLPAFKAVTEGEMIATVKLIPFGIDRAVYDKAVDAAHQRRIDVVPFTVKRVGVVSTMLPGLAPKVIDKTVQVTKERLARAGAEVIAERRVQHTEPALREAVKELVDLGSELVLIFGASAIADRRDIIPLAVENVGGKVEHFGMPVDPGNLLLVGRIGKVPVIGAPGCARSPKENGFDWVLMRLLANLKMTREEITAMGVGGLLMEVIQRPHPRVPEPDVIETDVTAIILAAGRSTRMGGPNKLLEKIDGKPLVRIVAEQALASRAESVVVVTGHQHERIEEALCGLDVGFVHNPDFAEGLATSLKAGIKAVPSSSGAALVCLGDMPLVDSKVLDRLIESFAPEKDGLIAIPVAEGRRGNPVLWSRRLFKELLTLEGDIGARHIIMKHNELVVEVPTTGVGVFLDVDTPEALADALKHR
- a CDS encoding XdhC family protein, which gives rise to MKRETLSQLNAERSARRPAIVVTNIATGEQRLVKAADIAKDPLHAELDKYLRMGRSELIQVGDDNLFLNIYAPTARLIIIGAVHISQTLAPLAQSLGYDVCIVDPRTAFASPERFPDVQVIADWPEAVLPSMNVDRYTALAALTHDPKVDDFALLHALERGCFYIGALGSRKTHAKRLARLKDAGESDNSLSRIRSPIGIDIGAVSPSEIAVSVMAQITASLRLPTAGVGVPRESVPA